The Oenanthe melanoleuca isolate GR-GAL-2019-014 chromosome 1, OMel1.0, whole genome shotgun sequence genome segment agcaacctcaTCTAGTCAGTGACATCCCTCCCCACGTCAGGGGgcttggaactggatgatctttagggTCTCTTCCAAGCCCTTAAccttctatgattctatggtcAGGAAGTAGGATGATGACCTTGGCAAGAGGACATTGGGGTTTCACTCTTTTCTGTGTCATGCATCAGGTCTCTGCCCTGATGTGCAGCTTTGATCTGCTCCACAGAGGGGGATGGACAGGTCCTCAAACTAGGTCACTCCTAAATCTCTCAGGGGAGTATGCTTGAATCAGCAACTGTGATTTCAGGAGAGCCCTGTTCTCCTGGTGCTGAGGTAATGATAGCTTTGGTGCCTCCCTTGCCTAAGCACAACCTCACATGCTCCCACTCAAATCACTGCTGTGTGAAAGACTCCCGTGGGTGACTGCCTAGGGCCATAGTCTATGGCAAAGCTTTTGATTTGTAAACcagttttttccccccttttctgGGCacattataattaatattttgtggCAGTCTCTAGAGACACAGGAGAGAATTTCTGGTCTTGGTTGAACAAAGTATATCAGCAGGACTGCTGTGCATTGGAAGGTTAATATGCCCAGGTTATGTGATATTTTTCTGATGAGGAGCAGAATCTCCACCTTGCTGAGGATGGATATTTTATAAGAAGTAAATGATCCCCCACAGGGAGCAGAGTCCTCAAAGCCATACCAAGAGTGCAGGGCTGACAGTCCTCCTCCCAAGCCAAGGTGGTTGCCTTGGTTCAATTTAGAGTCTTGTGGCTCCTTGCTGCAGTAATGAATGCACAGTGGCACCAGTGGAGCTTCTCACTTTGTGCATGCACATGCTGCAAGTAAATCATAGAGCAGCACCTTGTTCTCACCTCAGCAGCTCACTTGGCTGTGAGGGTAAGTCTGCTGCAAGACATTTTGGTTATGCCAGTAAATGTCTTCCTTTCAATAGTGCCAGGTGTTTCcactcacagcagctcccacaaGCACTTTGGAAAGGCACTGTGAGTGTGGTTCCTGCTGGCTCTTGTGAGTGGATTGCAACTGACCCGGGTAAgatgctgcacagctgctgagaggaGTGTAAAATGACAGCCATCTGTGAGCCATTGCTATAGAATCCTCCTGAATCTTTAATTCAGCTCACATCTTAATGATCCATCTCACTGAGGGATGTTCTCCATCTGACTTCAGGCTAGAATCCAAACTCACTATTTATCTGGGTTTCTTGTCTTCCATGTCATCAAAAATTTATGCAAACAGGTTATTGAGGCCTTTTCTGTACTCATCTGGGGCTTGAATCTTTTAGGATCTTGCCTTCAGGATTTTAGGATTTTGTGCCCCTGCAGGAAATTTTAGGATCTGTTGCCAGCACCTTTCTATCCTCATAGTCCTCTGAGTTCTCACACACTAGTTTGTGTATGTCACACACCATCCTGCCACTGTGCTAGAGTAAAACCTTGACACAAGTGATTTAACAGGTTTTAGACAAAATTCATCCAATAGTCTGTCTGGCACCTCTGTTTTTCTATCTGGTTACGATTTTGTAAATAGTGGCTATGTAAATCTTTCTTGGTGAATAGTTATGGGCTGTTGCTTTATCTTGCTTACCTGTTGCTGTCCTACCAGCTTGTATAGAGGGGATGTCTCACACATTCCTGGGCTGAGTGATCCACTGGCAGATACTGCAGTGGAGAGAGACGTGCTAAAAGGTTTGCAATGTGAAGCAAAGCTTTGTAAAGCACACAAGGAATGGTGCAGAACTGTCAttactgctgcactgctgtggcaGTTGCACTGCTTTCagtaatttgtgttttcagaggTTTGATGCGCTCCCCAGAGGTTTGATTATGCTGAACCTCTTGCTGTTTAATGGAAACAGGTCTgttcaccctttttttttttttttttttaatcaagaatACCCAATCTATCAGACATTAATTTGTCTTCTTTGTGGTGAGAAAAGCATGTGACTCGGGAACACCCTAAGAGTTGGAGCAGGATTATAGCTTTGCTTTCAGGTGGAATACCAGGGGCACATCAAAGCAGCTACTTGGGGGGTCCAAGGTGTCCTGTGGTCACCACCACAAGATTGTGCTCCATCACCATGTGACTTTAATCACTGCTGACTTCAAATCACATGTTCTTTATTTCTCGGTGAggaatttaaataaatcattagTGGAGAAAGCAGAGTGATGCTGTCTGTGCCGTGCTCTAACTGCTCAGCACACAGTGGCCTTTCAAATGAAGCCCCACTTTTAATCGTGGTTCTCTTCCAGTGCAGTGGTTGGCAAATGCTCCTGTTTATCCACCTGCTGcaaggggatggggatggcagCTCCCCCCACAATATTGCAAACATCCCAGCTGCGAGGGAGGAGGTTTCTCTGAAACAAAGCCTTGGCCAGGTGTGAAACAGCAAGGATTGTGCCCAAGGTGAGAAGCACGGTGAATGTTTTAAAGGGGAAGAGCTGGCTGTAGGTCCCATTCACCAGGGAGCAGGCTGGGTAGAGGATGACAGGGGGGATGCCCAGGGCAGGCTCCCCTGCCAGTAGCCTCAGCAGGAGCCCAACCAGGAAGCCAGCAGCTGATCCATAGGTGTTTGTGCTGGGTGCAAagagggcacagcagagctgggggaagaggagggcGTACACCAGCTCCCCGCTGAGGAACCAGAGGTCATAGACAGAGCTGGAGTGAAAAGCCagaccagcagccccagccccaaacaCCAACATGGAGATCCTCATGGCCCACAGCACCTCTGTCTCTGAAGCCTGTAAAGCGGAGATTGCAGCATTAGACACAGTGTTTTCTGGGTGAATGACCCTGGTTCTGCTTCTCCCCAAGCCCTTGATGCTTTCAGGCATCACTTACCACCAGCAGCCCTCTGGAGGGGCCCTCTGATTTTAAGAGTCATGGCTTTATGCTGTTTCTATTAATACCTTAGTCCAAATTTTATACTAGTCATGTTAGAATGAGCAAAGCTCATCCCTGTGGATATCTCTACCAAGGATATGAACACCTGGCTTATGTTTGGAGCTCTATCTCCAGAAATCAGTTCAGGACATGCACCTCTGGTCACAGACTGGTTTAGAAATAGCCTTGAAACAAAACTGCCTTTCCTGACACACAAAACTACTGAATGCTGCAACCAGGTACCTTTTTCCTCAAGATTTTCCTGTAGATATTGTGAGCAAACATGGAGCCAGTGGAGAGAAGGGCGGAATCTGCAGAAGACATTGCAGCAGCAGCGATGGCTCCCAAACCAGTAATGGAGATATATGCTGGGCAGAGGTGTTGTAAGACAAGTGGTAATATCATCACTGACTCCCCTCTCTCGAATGGACTTGGAAGACCGTAGTTTGTCTGATTCcagtctttaaaacaaaacaaggagaaGTCACAACAAATCCTTCGTGGACATTTCTGCTGGATGTGAAATTTCCTTGTCACAGAAGGGCTAAGAACGGAGATGAACTTAGTAATTTAGGACTTAGATAgatttctttgggttttgtggtGAACTTTCATGATTCCCGTTAGCATGCTGCAGCTCCCATTAGATcaaaaatttcccttttcctcagcagcatctGTAGAAATAGGTATGATTCCAGAATTGGCTCAATTAAAGGTCAACTTCTGCTCATGAGGAGAAGGGAATTGGATGAAATCCCGTGACTTCAGCTGATTTCCTTGAATGTTCAGTGATCTGGCTACACTTTTACCCTTGCTCACAGCCAACACAGGACTGATTCCCTACATGGAGACTGTGAGTTTCCAGGACTGAACCTCCTGATTCCTTCTGTCAATAACCTTATTAACAATCTGCACTAATATTGCCAGGTCTTACATGTCTAAGGCATGAACAGAAGGAAGCATAAAGTTTTTTCTAAAATAGGATTATACAAGGTTTCAGAGAGTCTGCTTTCATCCTTACTAACACAAAGTCtgggaaaagtaatttcatCACGAAGAAATAGCTTTAAATAGGTCTTGGGGCTGTTTAAATGTCCATAAGTAGTTGTGCAATGTATCTCAGAGGGCTTCACATTTTCTGGTGCAGATCACCTATCTTGGTGTGGAGGATCAGAGGGCAGGGTAATCTGAAGTCTCTGTCAGGACATCTTTGGATCCCATTTTAATCACCTTTGCCCAAAACACAGATTGTTCAGAGACAAACGATTTGTTTTACCTGTTGATGCTGCAACTGCCCCAATGAGCACGGAGGGGATGGCCATAGCAAAGCACCCCAGTCCAGAGAGGTAGGAGATAAGCCTTGCCTGTCCTGTCGAGGCAGCAGACAGCACCCTCTGGAAGAAAGTCTGCCACGGGATGCTCCCAAGCACCTGAAACATTCATTGGTTACCAGTGGTACCCACCTGGCTCTGTAGGGCATCATCCATAATAATCTTTAGTGTTACCAAATTCTCATTTCAACTGTGTAAGTGTTGCCCAGCTCTAACTCTTGAGGATAATATTTCTGATAGTTGagaattcccttttcctctgttATCATTGCTATGGATGTGAAACTTTAATGAAAACAGGTTAATGGTTTGGCAGATGGAGGAAGCTGAAAAATGGTTGTTTGCAATTGTGAATCAGGCACAGAGGAAGTGAAAGGAAAGTTTTTCAGGAATGCAGCTTTTGTAAATAGATCTACCCAAACTTAGctattctgcttttaaaatgaaaaatgaaccCATAATTTTCGCTTTCTTAGCACACAAAATTAATCAGATAAAATCTGAAGATTCTGTCCTCATCAAACAAGCTTCTATGTGTCCCTATTATCAGTTTAATAAGAGCAGAACAACCTCCTGGAGTCTTGGCTATAGTGGTAACTCAAAAGTTGTGTTGTACAGCAGAGCCAATCACACTGTGCTTGCTGCTGACTTGCAGtcatgtaattttaatttttttttcaaataaaggaaattttacATGTTTATGTTAAAAGCACACTATTGAGGCTGCAAGACCAGAGTCTCAAAAGGTAGGAAATTACTCACTAGGTGCCAGGAGAGGAACTGGCTGCCTGGATGGTCTTACCCAAGAGGTGTGTTCCTCCATGTGGGTAAAGGATGGGGTGTCCCTACTGCTTCTTTTCATCCCACAGCTGAGCCCAAGGTCTCCCCAGTCCATTTAGGCGGCTGTAGGGGGTGCTGAGAGACAGTTTTACATCTCCAGCTTGGCCAACTGGCATTGCAATATAGGGGCTCCTGGCTGGTAGAACTCACAAGCTTTCCAGACAGAAAGTCTCCACACAATTCCTCCTCCCAACCACTTGTCCACAAAATACTCCATACCAAGTAGAAGAAGTCGTCCAGCCACCTTCCAAGATACTCTTTTTCTATCTTCCCAATCCAAGGATCTTGGTAAGATTGATGAGTTGCAGTGTGATAAATACTTTCTGTTGCAGAATTCACCAGGGCAAAGGGGATACAGATCCACTAGGATAGAAATGGAAGCTGTTAACCATTTTTTCCAGTGTCCTTGTTCTTGGAGAACAGATATTTAAGTTAAGGTAGATGTAGAACACAGTTGCATAAGATTAACCTTAGACTTAGAGTCTTCCTTTCTCCCCCTTCCTTACTCTAAATCTACATGTTTCTGGTTCATGGCATCATCAAGAACATGAGTCTGTGATTCAGGTTAAGTGGTACCTTCTGTAGAAAATACCATTCAATATGGTTCTAGACAGGTTCTGCAAACTTCACTTTTGTGCAGACCTTTTTGTGTTCACCCAGCAAGGCCAGTGGCTTGTGTGAGCACTGTGTGAAATGCATAAGGTACAAAGATTTATAAAGACTGTAACATTTTTCAGGAAACCTGCTCTCCTTAAGGGGAACTGTAGGTCAAGGAAGTTATTTTTGGTTTGAGACATGCTGAAAAGAAGACTGAAGGACTTTTCCCTTTAGTTAGAAAACTGGTACCAAAGAAATACAC includes the following:
- the LOC130250135 gene encoding high-affinity choline transporter 1-like yields the protein MAMVGGRNINVFIGLFTATATWVGGAYINSTAEIVYLPSKGLLWVQAPVGFALSLVIGGFFFVNPMRSKNYVTVMDPLQETYGNMMGTLLFIPPLLGEVFWFAAILASLGATMRVILDIGGSLAITISACTVILYTLLGGLYSVAYTDVIQMVFITLSLWICIPFALVNSATESIYHTATHQSYQDPWIGKIEKEYLGRWLDDFFYLVLGSIPWQTFFQRVLSAASTGQARLISYLSGLGCFAMAIPSVLIGAVAASTDWNQTNYGLPSPFERGESVMILPLVLQHLCPAYISITGLGAIAAAAMSSADSALLSTGSMFAHNIYRKILRKKASETEVLWAMRISMLVFGAGAAGLAFHSSSVYDLWFLSGELVYALLFPQLCCALFAPSTNTYGSAAGFLVGLLLRLLAGEPALGIPPVILYPACSLVNGTYSQLFPFKTFTVLLTLGTILAVSHLAKALFQRNLLPRSWDVCNIVGGAAIPIPLQQVDKQEHLPTTALEENHD